The stretch of DNA CGGGATGTAGACCACGTCTTCGCACCAGTCGCGGATGTCCTTGTCCAGGGAGCCGTCTTCCGGGCCGAAGATGTACAGCGCGCGATCCGGGTGGGTGTATTCCGGCAGCGAGCGGGCGCCTTCCACCAGTTCCACCGCCACCGGCACGCAGCCCAGGGGCAGGATCTTCTTCAGGTCGTCGATGCCGATCAGCGGGATGTCCTGGTGGACCTTCTTGGTGTCGGTGACGAAGTCGCGGGCCCGTTCATAGCGCTTGCCGGTGTAGAACACCGACGCGACGCCATAGCAACCGGCGGCGCGCATCACCGAACCGACGTTCTCCGGTGACTTGGGGTTATACAAACCAATGCAGCTGTACCTTTTGTTTGCCACGAGCGGGGTGCCTTCGAGAAAAATCGCGATTATACGGGGATTGTCGGCCGGCGGTTGGATCCGGCAAATGCATCGCGGGCAAGCGGCGCATCTGCAGGATCAGTGTCTGCCGGTGCGCCGCTTGCCCGCGAGAGGCCGGTCCTGTCGAACCGGAAAGAGCGGAGGTTACTCTTCGTCTTTCTTCATCAACCCCGCCAGCGCGGCGAAGGGGTTGTGGGTGGCCTTGGCGACTTTCGGCGTGCTCAGGGAGCCTTCGCCGAAGTACTGCTGGTCGGTGTAGCGCGAGTGTTCGTTGTCGTGGCAGTACAGGCACAGCAGTTCCCAGTTGGAACCGTCCTGCGGGTTGTTGTCGTGGTTGTGGTCGCGGTGATGCACAGTCAGCTCGCTCAGGCGCTTGCCGGAGAACTCGCGGGCGCAGCGTCCACAGACGTGCGGGTACATCTTCAGGGCCTTGTCGCGGTAGCCCATCTCGCGGTCGCGCTGGGCGTCGGCGAGGATGCGGTCGAGCTTGGAAGTGTTGGTCGAACTCATGGGTTCACCTTTATGCAAAGACTAATGACGGTAATGGGCCAAGTTTAGCTCAGGCCTTGAGCTTCTCGGCAATCCAGATGGTGTGGCGGGTGCCCTTGTTGCCGTGGGCGAAGACTTGCACTTGCTCGGTCTTGAAGCCGGCCTTGCGCAGCTTGTCGGAGTATTGCTTGTCGGCGCTGGCCGACCACACGGCCAGCACGCCCTTGGGTCGCAGGGCCCTGGCGCAGGCCGCCAGCCCGGCGGCGGAGTACAGCCAGCTGTTGGCCTTCTGGGTCAGGCCTTCGGGGCCGTTGTCGACGTCGAGCATGATCGCGTCGAACCCCTGGGGTTCGGCCTGCAGCACCTTGGCCACATCTTCCATGCGGATCACCGTGCGCGGGTCGAGCAGCGGCCGGCCGGATTTCTCCCCCAGCGGTCCGCGGTTCCATTCGACCACCCCCGGCACCAGCTCGGCGACCACCACTTCGGCGCCCTTGCCCAGGTGCTTGAGGGCCGAGGCGAGGGTGAAGCCCATGCCCAGGCCGCCGATCAGCACCCGCGAATTCGGCCGCCCGGCGACCTTGCGGCAGGGGATCTCCGCCAGGGCGTCTTCGGAGCCGTGCATGCGCGTGTTCATCAATTGCCCGCCGTCGCCGCCCTGGATCTTGATGACAAAATCCTCGCCGTATTCGAACAGGCACAAGGCACCGCCATTTTCGGGAATCGGGGTGGTGTCCAGCAGAACGAAACGTTTCATGAGGGTCTCAATGAGGAAGGCAAACCGCCCCGGTTGGGAGTAGCCTGAGGGCTGACAATAGCGATGGAGCCATTGATGAAGCGCACTATTCTAACGGTCATTGCCCGCGCAGCGCTCTTGCTAAGTGCGGTGCTCGCGATGAGCGCCGTGCACGCCGAGGAACTGCAGGCGGTGCCCGTGACTCCGGTCCCCGCCGCCGGCTCGCCCGGCACTGCGACCCCGACCCCTTATCCGCAGGTCACGCCCCCCAGCACCCCCAAGGCCACGGCCCATGGCGGTGCGCCATTGCTGCCGCCGATCGACATGCCCAAGCCGCCGAAGGACCAGACCTTGCCAGGGTTGCAGCAGAACGAGACGAAAACCAGGACCCCGGGTAGCTAGACCTGTTGCGACAGCAGCTGCCCGTCGGCCATGCGCAGGCGCCTGGACAGTGACACGGCGAGGGCGCGGATGATCTTGGCGGCGATCTTCGGCGCGTCGTTGAGCATTTTCTCCAGCGAGTCCTTGCCCAGGTTGAGCAGCCGGCAGTCGCTGGCGGCCACGCAACTGGCCGAACGCCGCTCGCCATCGAGCACCGCCATCTCTCCAAAGGCCCGACCGCTGCGCAGGGTGGCAATGGTCACGCGCACGCCTTCGCTGTTGGTCTTCTGCACGGCCACCTGGCCGGAATGGATGATGCACATGAAGCTGCCGGCATCGCCTTCGCGGAAGATCTCCTGGCCCTGGGCGATGCTGCTGATGCTGAAGTAGCCGGCGGCGGCATTGAAGTCGGCCGGCAAGAGCTGATCGAACAATCCGCAGTCCATCAGCCAGTCGCGGATTTCATTGTTCAACAAGGTAGGTTCTGGCATGTCGTCACGGTCTTTTTCTTGTGTCTGTTGCGGTCCCGGGCAGGTGCGGTATGGCTCGGGGCCGGCGGTCCTGGGTTAAGACAGGAGCACCGGCCGGAGTTCCTCAGGCAATGCCCAGAATCTTGAAAACAAATGCATATTCGAGC from Pseudomonas chlororaphis subsp. chlororaphis encodes:
- a CDS encoding RNA methyltransferase, producing the protein MANKRYSCIGLYNPKSPENVGSVMRAAGCYGVASVFYTGKRYERARDFVTDTKKVHQDIPLIGIDDLKKILPLGCVPVAVELVEGARSLPEYTHPDRALYIFGPEDGSLDKDIRDWCEDVVYIPTTGCMNLAATVNVVLYDRLAKGNNTRSGPKF
- a CDS encoding YajD family HNH nuclease yields the protein MSSTNTSKLDRILADAQRDREMGYRDKALKMYPHVCGRCAREFSGKRLSELTVHHRDHNHDNNPQDGSNWELLCLYCHDNEHSRYTDQQYFGEGSLSTPKVAKATHNPFAALAGLMKKDEE
- a CDS encoding spermine/spermidine synthase domain-containing protein, which produces MKRFVLLDTTPIPENGGALCLFEYGEDFVIKIQGGDGGQLMNTRMHGSEDALAEIPCRKVAGRPNSRVLIGGLGMGFTLASALKHLGKGAEVVVAELVPGVVEWNRGPLGEKSGRPLLDPRTVIRMEDVAKVLQAEPQGFDAIMLDVDNGPEGLTQKANSWLYSAAGLAACARALRPKGVLAVWSASADKQYSDKLRKAGFKTEQVQVFAHGNKGTRHTIWIAEKLKA
- a CDS encoding cyclic nucleotide-binding domain-containing protein, with translation MPEPTLLNNEIRDWLMDCGLFDQLLPADFNAAAGYFSISSIAQGQEIFREGDAGSFMCIIHSGQVAVQKTNSEGVRVTIATLRSGRAFGEMAVLDGERRSASCVAASDCRLLNLGKDSLEKMLNDAPKIAAKIIRALAVSLSRRLRMADGQLLSQQV